From Lewinellaceae bacterium:
GGTATTACACTGTGTCTCGCCGTAGCCTACGCCCGCTCCAAAACCCATAAAAACTGGATGTTATCCCCTTCCGTCATCATAATATGCTATATCCCTAATTAATTTTGCCACTTCGACGGGAAACAATCCTGAATCTGATACTTCAAGTTCAAGAACAAATTCTTTATCAATATTTGTTTTACCGGTCTTAATCCTTTCCCATGTTGTCGCTTCAACGGATTTCACATAAGTGATTATCACATGATAATCATCCCATGTTATTTTGGAATTTTTTAGCCGTTTCCAGGGAATAAATCCTTTTTCTTTGCCATTATACATAAAGTAAAGTCCGTTATGAGCAAAAACCAGGGCATCTGTAAATTTAGGATAAATTAGACGCCAGGCAGTGTCATCCAATACACCTGTTATCATCGCGTTATCAGGAATTCTTATTTTTGTTCGTAAGAATGCCTCTGTCTCGCTGTCAATATCTGATCTGGTATACAAATTTGCAGCTCTACCGCCTAATGCTGTTTTGAATTCCAGTAATATGTTGTTGATACGTATAATGTCTACGTGAGCAGGTTCTGCCAAAAAAGCATTTGAGCTAGAATAAAGCCTCTCCGTCAGGTTTTCAATAATAATCCGAAAAAAGTACATATTCATGTCGTAGGCACCTCCCCCTAATCTCTTGCCATAATTCATGCCGCCATTATCAGGAGGGGCACTTTCAGACGAATCATAACTGCCGCCATCCATTCTTTCGGTATTGTCGTCAAATTGTATAACCTTTGCACTTTCCCAAGGAAAATCGGTTTCCTGAGCACTTGCCTTAAAGGCATTTTGCCCATCAAAAGCCTCTTCCAAGGTTGTTGCCTTTATACTCGCGGTGGCATAATTATCAGAAATACTAGCTATTCCTTTATCGCCAGACAATCTGGATTGCCAAAACTTTACCACAGGATTTATAGCAATTATTTTTACTATTGCAGAACCCGCCAAATAAACTATTTCGCACATTAGTTTATTTCTAATGGCAGCCAGGCAAACATAATGTGCATATCTTGGCAATTGGTCAAGCAATACATTCGAAATTACTTGCCAAATTTTTTGCCCATCTTTGGTCATTATGAAATAAGTAGTACTGTAACGATCTTCATATTGGACTTCAATCTTCAATATGTCCTCTCTCTTTATTTCTGGCTCCAGGAGAGAGGCAACTTTATGGTATTCTGCCGCATTTATCTGGCGATTGTGCCCTTCAGCGAGCACTTTGGGCATGGGCATAATGGCAAAGGAGATAATGATGCCTGCAAATAAGATTCTCAGTGATCTAATATTCATAGTTAAAAGGGATTTAGAGTGAAGATATACAAAATCAAGCTCTGAACCTGAACCAACCTAGCTAGGTAAATTAGGAGTTCTTTTTCTATTGAATGGGCAGACAAATTTATAAATAAACGAAGATTATTTGATGAATGCAATATCCTGATTATGATTCTAGGGTTTTGTTGTTTATAAATATATTTGCTTGACATTGTACTAAAAAACAAATTCAATGACTCAATAACGGCTACGAATAAAATTTTAGTTTGTTGTTGGTGTGTTTTTTTTCTAATGGTATTTTTCAGAGTATGATTCCCTCTTAGCCTAACAAATATTTAGGCTTTTCACAGCTTACTTGATCTCTGAAACAGTATCTTGATGACTTCATTTCGGTATTCTTTAAGTACAATGGTGCACTAAAGTTTTGAATATTTTTGCTTTGAGCGGCATAAGTTGCCGGCCTGGAAAAAACGACTGACAGCAATTACGGTCGTTGGACCTGGGAATTACTGCCAAACACAAAAGAACGGTAACTCCGTACCAAACCTTACATACACTATCATAGCAATTGCAAGATTAGTTACAGGTGAAGCCTTGCCTAATTACTGCTGATCAGACCACACCGCCAGCTCATTCCCCGCCGGGTCCATGAAGTGAAACCTGCGGCCGCCCGGAAAAGAAAAAATATCTTTCGAAATTTTCCCGCCCGCTTCTACGATCCTGCCTTTGATCTCTTCCAGGTTTTGATGGTACAAAATGACAAGGGCCCCGTTTACAATTTTTTCGTCTGATTTTTCAAAACCCCCATCCAGGCCGCTATCGGCAAAGGCCACGTAGGCCGGGCCATAATCGGTGAAGGACCAACCAAAGGATTGGTGGTAAAATTGCTTAATTCTTTCGAGGTCATTGGCTTTGAACTCGACGTAATTGATGTGGTTGTTTTTCATATTTATTTAATTTAGCTGGGTCAAGAAGTTTTGCCACTCCCGAAGGGATGCCTTACGGCAAAAGGCACCAAGACACTAAGGCCGCACTAAGGCTTCGTGCAATCTTAATGCCTGCCTGTGAGGCCACGGCCGAGCAGGCAGTTTTTTGTGTCTTAGTGGCAAGAAAACCGGGGTATGGGTCAGGCCACCTAAAATAGTTGCCATTTTTTAAACCTATTATAGAGCAAGAGCTTAACAGACAACAATCAGCCAACAACAATTTCTCCGCCGCCCCTTACTTTGTTCCCTCCGCTACCGGTGCCGGCGCTCCTTCTGCTTTTTTCAATAACTTCCAGCCGTTCTTTAAACTGAGGCTCCTCCACCGGCAAAGACACCATAGCGCTCACCTCTCCCGCCGGCGAGCGGATCACAGCAACCGGGTACAGCCCGCTGTTCCTGGCCCCTATCCTGAGTTCGAAGTTGAGGTATTCCATGATATGGTGTCTGTATCTCCATAAATATATGCAATCTTGTGAATAATAGCGATTCAAGGATAAACCCGATAAGCCACCCGCCCACAGCCCCATGCGCCATTCTGCCCCTGCGCCACTATTTCAATACAAAAAGTACTGACGTCATCCGACTGTATAAAGTCCAGTTGAAGTTCGCCGTGCTCGTCGGTTTGGCCGTCCGGATTCCAATACAATTGAGGTTGCAGGAAAGGGGCGTGAGGGGCTATAGCACCTTCCTTCGGATGCAGGCCGGGGAAACCAACCTGGGGTTGTAGCCCATCGATCAAAAAGATATCTTCTTCTTCAGCCGGCGGAACGCTGAGGCCCGGCCGGCTGGTCTTTATCGTTGCCACTCCTCCGTGAATGCCCAGGGGGCCAAACCGCTGGCGGAGTTTTTCCCGGCCGTTAAACAACCCTACCTCTTCGACCTGAGCAATATCCAGCCCGGCAATGAAATTGGCATCCCAGGTCAGTTTGCCGTCAATGATGAAAAGCGGTTTGCCGGAATAGAAGCTTCGGGACTCAGAGTCAGAGTTGAACATCTTTGCGTTGAAGCGGCCATCTTTTTCCTCTTTAAATTTCAAGGCAGTGGTCACCTCTGCAAAAAACCTGGGAATGGACTCGAAACGGTCATAATTTTGGATCAGGTAACGATCGTCCGGGTCGAGCGGCTGAATGTTGAAAGAAGGGGCCTCCGGCTCTAATGCGTATTCAAGGTCATGGTGCGACTGGTAAATTTTTTTTCGTTGCCGGCTTGCCTGTAAATAGGATAAAACCTCGGGGGTATAAACCAATGCTCCTTTTTCCTCCAATTCGATATCCGACAGGATTTTAACCTTGATATCGTTGTACTGATAATCCACAAACTGAATGGGTTTGCTTCCGGAAAAATCCGGAAGGCTGAAAATGAAGCGGCCTTCCTCGTCCGATTTCAGGTAACTCATAACCTGCTCTTTGCTGGAATAAAGCCCCAATATGCCCACTTTCAGCGCCTGGCCGAGGCTGTCGCTTATGCTTCCCTGAAAAGAGATCATGCTATCCAGGGACAACCCGGTATTGGGTTCCAAAATCTTTCCGGCCACTATGTTCTCTTGTCCGGGAATAGGCCGGCCGGCCAGGGAATAATCCCTCACTG
This genomic window contains:
- a CDS encoding VOC family protein, with translation MKNNHINYVEFKANDLERIKQFYHQSFGWSFTDYGPAYVAFADSGLDGGFEKSDEKIVNGALVILYHQNLEEIKGRIVEAGGKISKDIFSFPGGRRFHFMDPAGNELAVWSDQQ